CCGGGACCGGCGATCAAAAGCACGCCCTCTTCGTGGATCTGCAGGGTGAAGACAACGTTGATTCGAGCTGACGCTGAGGTCAATACGGTCACCGTGCCCTGGCCCGTGCCGAGACGCACCTCGTTGCTGGTCAGACGCTGGAGGAAATCGATGCGGTCGGAACCGCTCAACCAGAGTCTTCCGTGGTGACTCTCATCGCGTAGCGCAGCCCCATTCCGGCCGGCGTGGTAACCTGCCAAATCGTTCTGGCCGAGGATGTTATTGGAGTCTATCATGGTTTCCTGTCGCAGCCCGAAGGTTGGGTTTGCACCCGCCCCTTTTCGTGCGGCAAGTATACCACATGGAGCCGTGAACCTGGAATCACCGCTTAATCCTGCTGAGCCACCAACCCCAAACGTTCGAATTGCTCGGCAGGCGCGTGATTCTCTCGCAGCAGACGAATCAGTTGCTGAGTCATCCGCTTTTCGACGGCCGAATCTTGTAACCTGTTTTCCTGGCGCGGGTCGTTACGAAGATCATAGAGGCGGGTACCGGTCTCGTAGGAGTTGGACTCGCCCCGGGCCGGGATTTTCAAAAGGGGGCAGCCCTTGGTGAATGGGAAGGGTGGCGCCAGCGTGGCATCGCGCAGTTCCTCGACGCTAAACGGATAGCGCATATGGGTCGGCATCAACGTGTAGTTGTTGAGGGGTTGTCCGTCGGGTGAGGATGGGGCCCGCATGTACACGTAACGCCCGTCGGTTACGGTGACGTGGCTGCCAAAAATACCAAACAGGCCAGCTTCCCTGACCGGCACATCCTGGGCGATCGTCTGCTGCAGGTCTTTTCCGGTCATGTCTGCCGATGGTGCGATCCCAAAGAAACCCAGAACGGTTGGCGCCACGTCGATCGTCTGCACCAGGCTCTGTCGCCGTGTTCCCGCATCCTTCGTTCTTGGATCCCAGATGAACAGGGGCGTGTGGGCAACCTCTTCGAAGAAGGGAGGGACCACCTTGGCCCACCAATCGTGCTCACCAAGCAGGAAACCATGATCTGTGCATACGATTAGCATGGTGTCGTTCCATAGGTCCAATTCATCCATCGTATCGAGAACCCGCCCCAGGGAGTTGTCACACAGGCTCAGCAACGCTGCGTATTCACGGCGAACATGATCGATTTCATCCGGCGTTTCCTGAACAGGGCGATAGGGCGGCCAGTCGAAGTGGGCACCCTCGTATTCTTCAGGGTACAGATCGCGGTATTCCTGGGGCGCGTAGAATGGCTCGTGGGGATCAAAGGTCTCGATCTGCAGGAACCAATTGTCTTCCTGATGGTTGGCCTGGATAAACGCCAGACCCCGATCAAAAACCTGGGTCTGGGGAAACTGCGACTCTTCCTGAATGACCTGGCGGTTCACCCAGTCCTGGCGCCACATGGGTTCCGAGCGATCAACCACGACATCGGGGATCTCAGGGTCTTTCACTTGCCCGATCCAGGGATCACCCTCCTGACCTCGGACCATCTCCCAGGTCGTGTATTTCGTGTGGTAGGTTGCACCGCCTGTCTCCCAATAGTGGTAGTGGTCGCTGACGAGGTGAGTGTAAACGCCCTGTTGGCCCAACATCTCCGGCATGGAGTCGTCGAAGGGCTCCAGCGGCCCCCAACTTCGGTGCAGGAAGTTGGGACGTCCCGTATGCAGATCCCGACGGGCTGGCATGCAGGGCGCGCTGGTGATGTAACATGTGTCAAAAGTGACACTCTTTTCACTCAATCGCTGGAAGTTTGCAGCGCGGACCCAGTCGCAGCCATAGGGTGGCAGCATGTGGCGGTTGAGGGTATCGAACATAACGATGATAGCTTTCATTGTATTGACTCCTACTCTGGACAAGCCAGAACTGGTACTCCTATGCGCCCGCCAAGGCAAACTCGGCGCTGGCCATGGTGTTTTCCCACGTTGTCTCCCGGCGGAATTGCTGGGTGTAGAGATCGTAGTAATGGCCGCGGGCTCGCAGGAGTTCGTCGTGAGTCCCCGACTCAATGATCTTGCCATTTTCGATCACCAGGATGCGATCAGCCCGCTTGATCGTGGAGAGGCGATGGGCGATGACCACGCTGGTTCTATCGGCCATCAAGCTTTCCATGCCCTGCTGTATCAGTGCCTCGGTCAGCGTATCGACCGAACTGGTAGCCTCGTCCATGATGAAGACCTCCGGGTCAGCCAGTACCGCCCGGGCCAGGCTGATCAGCTGTCTCTGGCCCATGGACAGCAGGCCTCCGCCCTCGCCTGAATCTTCGTCGTAACCCTTGGGCAGGGCCAGAATGAATTCGTGGGCACCCGCGATCCTGGCGGCTTGCTCTATCTCACTGTCGCTGGCATCGAGGCGGCCATAGCGGATGTTCTCGCGTATCGTTCCTGCGAAAAGGTGGGGCGTCTGGAGTACGATTCCGATGCGCGACTGGAGCGCATGCTGGGTCAACTTCCTGTAGTCCTGGCCGCCGATACGGACGGTGCCGCCGGTAGGCTCGTAGAAACGGCAAATCAGGTTGACGATTGTGGACTTGCCGCCACCGGTTTCACCAACCAGTGCGATCGTTTCGCCCTGGTTAATGCTGAAAGTGAAGTCTTCCAGCACCGGCTTGCCAGTTTCATACTGGAAATACACGTGGTCAAATTCGATCGAGCCACG
Above is a genomic segment from Chloroflexota bacterium containing:
- a CDS encoding sulfatase-like hydrolase/transferase; translation: MKAIIVMFDTLNRHMLPPYGCDWVRAANFQRLSEKSVTFDTCYITSAPCMPARRDLHTGRPNFLHRSWGPLEPFDDSMPEMLGQQGVYTHLVSDHYHYWETGGATYHTKYTTWEMVRGQEGDPWIGQVKDPEIPDVVVDRSEPMWRQDWVNRQVIQEESQFPQTQVFDRGLAFIQANHQEDNWFLQIETFDPHEPFYAPQEYRDLYPEEYEGAHFDWPPYRPVQETPDEIDHVRREYAALLSLCDNSLGRVLDTMDELDLWNDTMLIVCTDHGFLLGEHDWWAKVVPPFFEEVAHTPLFIWDPRTKDAGTRRQSLVQTIDVAPTVLGFFGIAPSADMTGKDLQQTIAQDVPVREAGLFGIFGSHVTVTDGRYVYMRAPSSPDGQPLNNYTLMPTHMRYPFSVEELRDATLAPPFPFTKGCPLLKIPARGESNSYETGTRLYDLRNDPRQENRLQDSAVEKRMTQQLIRLLRENHAPAEQFERLGLVAQQD